A window of Nocardia arthritidis genomic DNA:
CACTTCGTATTCTGCCGCAGGGGTACGACAAGTTTCGCCGCCCGACGGCTTCGCCGACAGCGCCTGAATCGTCCTCGACTCCTCCGCCGAGTCCTCCCTTCGGCGGATCTCGGATTCAGGGCCGCCTCGTAGTTTTCCAACCGCAGGATGAAAACGGTTGGGAGACGGTATGAGTACGTGGTTGTTGGTGGCCATCATCGTCGGTGTGATCGCGCTGGTGATCAAGCGATTCCGGGGCGAGCCGATGGACGCCCGCGATATCTTCCTCACCCCGCTGATCCTGGTGGCGATCGGCGTGTTCAGCGTCACCAAGGTCAAGGATCTGAGCACCGTCGACATCACCTTCCTGGTGATCGGCGGCGTGATCGGTATCGCCTTCGGCGCGGTGCGCGGGACGACGGTCGACATCTTCGAGCGGGACGGGCATCTCTGGCAGCGCTACACCGTGAAAACCGTTGTGGTGTGGGTGACTTCGTTCGCGGTCGGATTCGGGGTGAGCATGGTCGGCCTCGCGCTCGGCATGCATCACGACGCGCGCCCGACCACGCTGTCGATCGGTATCGGCATGCTGGGGGAGATGTTGACCCTCGGCGTGCGCGCCTTCTCCACCGGCGTGCCGTTCAAACAGGACGGTAAGGAAGGCGGGCGGTCGAATTCGATCATCGATCAAACCTTCGACCGGTTCCTGACGCAGGCGCAGTCGTACGGGAAGCGCGGCGATCAGCCGGATGAGGAGCGCAAATTCGACCGGGGTTCCATCGAGCAGCCGCCGACGTTGCGCGACGGTCTGCAGTGGCTGAATCGCGGGCGGGACAACCGGCGCTGAAGGTCGCGGCCGGACCGTCCCCGCGAACTCTACGCAACCGGCCGATTAATCCTGTCGCACAATCGGACACAGGGAATGGGACAGCCGCCGGCGAGCGGTAGGCTTTCGCGGCAATGCCGCAATTGTGCGCGCTGCCTGATCGAATTCGATGAAGTCGGACGTTTGACCAACTTAACGGTAGTGTCGCTGCGGGAAAGTCAGCTCGGCAGAAAGGCCCTACCGCAAGATGTGCGCAGCGAGCCCGTTCAGCGGCCTCAACCGTAGACAGTTCCTGGCGAAGGCGGCGGCCGCGGGTGCGGTCGGCGCGCTGGCCTCCTGGGCCAACCCGATCATCGAGCGCGCGTACGCCGCCGACCCGGCGGGTATGGGCGGACTCGGCGATATCGAACACTTCGTGCTGCTGATGCAGGAGAATCGCTCGTTCGACCACTACTTCGGCACCTACTCCGGCGTCCGCGGCTTCGACGATCCGTCCGCGTCGTGGCGCCAGTACGGGTGGACACCCGGCGCGGGCCCATCGCCCGACGGTTACGTCAACCCGTTCCGGTTGGACACCACCCGCGGCGCGACCCTCGACGGCGAATGCATCAACGATCCGGACCACACCTGGGGCGGTATGCACCGGGCGTGGAACGGCGGCCGCAACGATCAGTGGATGCCGATGTCCATCGAGAGCGTCGGCCCCGCCAACGCGCCCGCCGCCATGGGTTACTACCTGCGCGAGGACATTCCGATCCACCACGAGCTGGCCGAGGCGTTCACCCTCTGCGACAACTACCACTGCTCGGTGCTCGGCCCGACCGATCCCAACCGGCTCTACTGGATCAGCGCGACCATCGATCCGGACGGCCGCGCGGGCGGTCCGCTGGTCGAGACGCCGACGCTGATTCCGCAGAACGCCTACAGCTGGCGCACTTTCCCGGAGAATCTGTCCGAGGCCGGGGTGAGCTGGAAGGTATACAACAACCGCGATGTCGGCCCGCTGTCCTCGGTGATCCTGGACGGCATGCTCGGCTGTTTCAAACAGTCGCAGGACCCGAACTCCGAACTGCATCGCCGCGGCATCGCGCCGGTGTACCCCAACGACTTCCAGGCCGACGTCGCCAATGACACGCTGCCCGCGGTCTCCTGGGTGATCCCGGCACTGATCAACTGCGAACATCCGGCGCTGCCCGCGGCTTTCGGCGCGTACGGCATCGTGCAGCTGCTCGACATCCTCACCTCGAATCCGAAGGTGTGGGAGAAGACCGCGCTGATCATCAGCTACGACGAGAACGGCGGCTTCTTCGATCACGTCACCCCGCCGACGGCGCCCCCGGGCACGCCGGGTGAATTCCTGACCGTTCCGCTGGACCGGGTCAGCTCGGCGAAGGGTATCGCCGGTCCGATCGGGCTCGGGTATCGCGTTCCGGGACTGGTGATTTCGCCGTACAGCCGGGGCGGGCTGGTGGCCTCGGAGACCTTCGACCACACCTCGCAGCTGCGGCTGCTGGAAACCCGGTTCGGGGTGGAGGTGCCGAATCTGACGAAGTGGCGGCGCGGCGTCACCGGCGATATGACCTCGGCCTTCGATTTCGGTTCCGCGCCGAACGCCGCCAAGCCGGTGCTGAGCGATCCGAAGCCGAAAATGGATGCGGCCGTTGCCCAGTGCGGCCCGAATATCGCGCTCGGCACCGCGACCAAGGGCGTGCCGTATCCGGTACCGCCGAACGAGATGCCGCGCCAGCAGCCGGGCACCCGGCGCAAGCCGAGCGGTCTCGTGCGCGCGTAATCCTTACAGATGTAAGAACATTCGGCTCCGGCCCGAGACAGGCGAGTGGCCCAGCCCCGAAATGGGCTGGGCCACTGCCCAAGTGTGTGTTCAGCCGACGGTGGCGGGCACCCAGCGGACACTCGGGACGACGGCGGAGCGTTTTCGCATGGCCGCGAAGCTGTGCCGGGCCGGGCTGATCAACGCGGTGAACCATGTGCGGCGATGCTCGGCGAGCGCGGCCGCGACGGCGGGGATGTGGATGCAGTGCACTCCGCCCGCCATTCCCAGGCGGTGGCGACCCGTCTGGTCGTGTCTGGTGCCCAATTGTGTTCCTTTGCTTGCTGGTGCTGGCCTGGATCGCCAGGGCGAAGATTAGCCGAACGAAACTGGCGGGCACGGTATTTTGCGCAAGTAATTGCCCCGGCGTGTCGGAAAGTTATCTTCGCCGGTCCGGATTCTCCGGTAATTGTTGCGGATCGGTCTCGGCGATGTCACGGATCGGCCAAATGGTCGGTCGGTATGTGGAATGTGGTGGGCGGCTGGGTATTAGGAGGGTTTGTCCGCCCCCCGGGCCGCGCGGGTCGGTGCGCCGCCGGGATGCGAGACTTGGCCAATGTTGCGGATCGGCCTCACCGGAGGCATGGGAGCGGGCAAGTCGACGGTGGCGCGGACGCTCGCCGAACTCGGCGCGGTGATCATCGACTCCGATGTCATCGCGCGAGAGGTGGTCGCACCGGGTACCGAGGGTTTGGCCGCACTCGTCGCGGCCTTCGGCGCGGAGATACTCGCCGCCGACGGCAGCCTGGATCGGCCCGCGCTCGCCGCCAAGGCATTCGGCTCCGACGCCGCGCGCGCGACCCTGAATTCGATCACCCATCCGCTGGTCGGTAAACGCACCGCGGAACTCATTTCCGCGGCGCCGCCGGATGCGATCGTGGTGCAGGACATTCCATTGTTGGTGGAAAACGGATTGGCGCCGTTGATGAATCTGGTGCTGATCGTCGACGTGCCAGAGGAAACCCGAATTCGGCGCTTGGTGGAATTCCGCGGTATCGCCGAATCCGACGCGCGCGCCCGAATTTCCGCGCAGGCCACCGACGAGCAGCGGCGCGCGGCGGCCGATGTGTTGCTGGACAATTCCGGTCCGGCCGGTGCGGTCGACGCGGTGGTGCGCGACCTGTGGCGGGACCGGCTGGTGCCGTTCGAGCACAATCTGCGCACCGGAACCCGGGCGCGGCGGGCGAATGTCGCACTGGCGCCGCCGAATCCGGAGTGGCCCGCGCAGGCGCAGCGGCTGATCGCGCGGCTGTGGGTGGCCTGCGGTACCTCGGCCTCGCGGATCGATCACATCGGATCCACCTCCGTGCCGGGCCTGCCCGCGAAGGATGTGCTCGACCTGCAGATCACCATCGCCGATCTGGACGTGGCCGACGGGCTGCGCGATGCGCTGGGCGCCGCGGGTTTCCCGGTGATCGCCGAGATCACCGGGGATAATCCGAAGCCCACCCCGCAGGATCCGGCCGGAACCGATAAAGCACTGTGGGCCAAGAGAATTCACGCGAGCGCTGACCCGGG
This region includes:
- the coaE gene encoding dephospho-CoA kinase, which translates into the protein MLRIGLTGGMGAGKSTVARTLAELGAVIIDSDVIAREVVAPGTEGLAALVAAFGAEILAADGSLDRPALAAKAFGSDAARATLNSITHPLVGKRTAELISAAPPDAIVVQDIPLLVENGLAPLMNLVLIVDVPEETRIRRLVEFRGIAESDARARISAQATDEQRRAAADVLLDNSGPAGAVDAVVRDLWRDRLVPFEHNLRTGTRARRANVALAPPNPEWPAQAQRLIARLWVACGTSASRIDHIGSTSVPGLPAKDVLDLQITIADLDVADGLRDALGAAGFPVIAEITGDNPKPTPQDPAGTDKALWAKRIHASADPGRLANVHIRVDGSPGQRFALDFRDWLRADAAARAEYLEVKRAGEAKAAGLTGTEATLAYLDVKEPWFDAAYERVRAWHAAR
- a CDS encoding DUF1453 domain-containing protein, with product MSTWLLVAIIVGVIALVIKRFRGEPMDARDIFLTPLILVAIGVFSVTKVKDLSTVDITFLVIGGVIGIAFGAVRGTTVDIFERDGHLWQRYTVKTVVVWVTSFAVGFGVSMVGLALGMHHDARPTTLSIGIGMLGEMLTLGVRAFSTGVPFKQDGKEGGRSNSIIDQTFDRFLTQAQSYGKRGDQPDEERKFDRGSIEQPPTLRDGLQWLNRGRDNRR
- a CDS encoding phospholipase C produces the protein MCAASPFSGLNRRQFLAKAAAAGAVGALASWANPIIERAYAADPAGMGGLGDIEHFVLLMQENRSFDHYFGTYSGVRGFDDPSASWRQYGWTPGAGPSPDGYVNPFRLDTTRGATLDGECINDPDHTWGGMHRAWNGGRNDQWMPMSIESVGPANAPAAMGYYLREDIPIHHELAEAFTLCDNYHCSVLGPTDPNRLYWISATIDPDGRAGGPLVETPTLIPQNAYSWRTFPENLSEAGVSWKVYNNRDVGPLSSVILDGMLGCFKQSQDPNSELHRRGIAPVYPNDFQADVANDTLPAVSWVIPALINCEHPALPAAFGAYGIVQLLDILTSNPKVWEKTALIISYDENGGFFDHVTPPTAPPGTPGEFLTVPLDRVSSAKGIAGPIGLGYRVPGLVISPYSRGGLVASETFDHTSQLRLLETRFGVEVPNLTKWRRGVTGDMTSAFDFGSAPNAAKPVLSDPKPKMDAAVAQCGPNIALGTATKGVPYPVPPNEMPRQQPGTRRKPSGLVRA